TGTCCGATCGTATCGTCATCATGGACGACGGACACTTCGCACAGATCGGCAGTCCCGAGGAGGTGTACAATAACCCCCAGTCTACGTTCGTTGCTGACTTCATGGGAAAGTCCAATCTCTTTCCTGGCACGGTATCCGAGCGCGGTTCGAGGCAGTCGACAGTTCGAACCGACGCCGGCGAATTCGTCGTCGAGGACACATCGTTTGCCACGGAGACGTCCGTGCAGCTACTGGTCCGACCTGAGGACTTCAGAATGTCGACGACGTCCGCCCCCGACTCCAAGAACATGATCTCCGGAACGATAGAGATCACTCATCTGCTCGGGTCAGTCGCCAGATACCACGTCAGCTCCGAGCAGGCCGGGCAGTTGATCGTTGAGGACCAGTCCGGTGGGCAGTCGGTCACCGAAGGACAACAGGTGCAGCTGTCGGTCGATCCCGCCGACTGTTTCGTCATCCCTGATCCCGAACCTGCGATAGAAACTAACGTATCCGAACCAGCGAAGGGGGTCTACAGTAGTGAGTAGTAAAACGGCCGGGATCGGCGATCGGTTCCGCGATCTGACGCCCAGCCGGGTCAAAGACAACCTCGGCTACGTGCTGGTCGGGATCCCAGTGGCACTACTCGTGATCTTCTTCCTCGTCCCGACATTGTACCTGTTCGCGACGACGTTTTTCCCACGAGAAGTGTCGGGATACTACAGTTTCGGGTTCACCCTCGAACACTACGCCCGCCTGTTCGACTCGCCGATCTATCGGCAGTACCTGATGACGACGCTCGAACTTGCAGCCGTAACGACCGTCATCAGCGTGGTTCTCGGCTACCCGATCGCGTACTGGATCGCCCGTGTCGACTCACCAGCGATGAAGCGGGGGCTTCTCCTGATGATCGTGGCTACGATGTGGATCACGGTTATCATCCGTGCGTACGCAGTACAGGTCGTTCTGGCTGGCAACGGCGTGTTGAACAACCTGCTGATCGATCTTCGGTTGATTAGCGAACCGCTGACCAGCAGCACCGGCTACCTGTCCACGATTGTCGGGATGGTGTACGGATTCCTCCCGTTCGCAGTGCTGACGATCTACACCAGTATTGCGAATATCAATCCGAAACTGGAAGAGGCATCACGAAACCTCGGCGCATCCAAACTCCAGACCATCCGGTACGTCGTCTTGCCGCTCTCTAAAAACGGTGTTGCGGGGGCAACGGCGCTCGTGTTCATCCTCGCGATCGGATCCTACGTCGTTCCGATGCTCCTCGGTAACCCGTCCGAGTGGACCCTCCCGGTGATCATCACCGAACAGGTAAACGAACAGATGAACGTTCCGTTCGGCGCTGTGCTCTCGGTCGTACTGACGGCGCTCACGGTGTTTTTCTTCGTGCTCGCCGTGAAAGTGTTCGGTCTCGGCTCGGACGAACTGGTTGGCGATACTCCAGAAGGTGAGACCGATGGCTAGCAGTCACTCCCCGGAATCGAACACCGGTGCCGGGCTGTCAATCCCGTGGGGCTCGATCGGGGCACTGCTGGCGAACCTGTACATCACGATCATGATCCTGGCACTTGCCATACCGCTGGTGATCATCGTGGCAGTCTCAGTCACTGCCGGTGATTTTCTGGAGTTCCCGCCACAGGGGTTCTCGTTGCAGTACTACAGCGAGATCCTGCAAAGTGCGAACTGGCTGAGTGCGATCCAACTATCGGTAACTGTTGCGATCGGGTCGTCGATTCTGGCGACGACACTCGGCGGTGCGCTCGCGTTCGGACTCAACCGGTACGAGATTCGCTACTCGAAATCAATCTGGGGGCTGGCTGTGCTCCCGATCCTGGTGCCACCGGTCATCATCGCCGTCGGACTCATGTCGTTTTTCCTCGTCATCGGTATCTGGGGAAGTCCGCTGGCGATCATTCTTGCACACGGGATCGTCTTTGCGCCGTTTCCGTTTATTATGATCAGCTCCGGGCTCGACGAGATCGACAGTTCGGTCGAGGAAGCAGCGAGAATTCTCGGCGCGAGTCGTTCACAGACGATTCGGACGATTACGGTGCCGCTAATCGCATCGAACGTCGTCATCGGACTGTTGTTCGTCTTCATCATCTCGCTCAACGAATACCTGATTGCGCTGTTTGTGAGTGGGCCGGGGACGGAAACGGTGCCAATCCTGATTTTCTCGATGCTTCGGTACGGCTACGATCCGACGATCGCGGCGATCAGCGTGATCTACATGGTGGTAACGATCGGTGTGATTCTGATTATCGACTTCAAGCTTGATGGGCAACTCTGGTAAGATGGGGCAATACAAACAAATCGACGACGACGGCGCGGAAACGATCTATGAGTACATGCAGTACGGGTTCAGGCCAGAGAACGGCCCCGTGGAGTTTGATCCGGACGATATCCGGAAACCGATCGGGGACCGTCGTGGTCTGTACGTCGACGGTGAGGAAGAGCCGGTTGCAATCTGCCGACACTACTGGTTCGATGTCTCTGTCCGCGGGCAGACTCATCCCGGAGCGGGGCTGACCTCGGTCATCACACCGCCTGAACACCGCAGAAACGGCTACGTCTCCGACATTCTCGCGGCGACACTCACTGAGTACGAGGAACGAGACCGTCACTTCTCGATCCTCCGTCCCTTCGATTACGGCTTCTATCGGTCGTTCGGCTGGGATACGGCAAACGAGGTCCGGAACTACGCGTGTCCGGTCGAGACGCTCGCGTTTGCCGCCGAGACCCTGGGGGCTGCTGGTGAGTATCGACAACTCGCGCTCGATTCGTTCGACACCGTTGCTCCGGTGTACGAGTCGTTCTCGGACAACTACTCGCTGACTATCGAACGGGATGCCGAGTGGTGGCGTCATCGTGTCTGCTACAGTCGAGAGAACGACCCGTACGTCTATGCGTGGTTCAAGGACGGCGAACCGCGCGCGTATCTCGTGTTTCGCTTCACCGGTGACTACCACAGTCGCACGATGAAAGTCAGGGAGTTCGCCTACACTGACCAGGAGGCGCTGAACGCCGTGCTTGCCTTCTGTTACAACCACGATTCGCAGGGCGACACGGTCGAGTTCCACGCGGCGGACGATTCCGTGTTTCGGGATCTCCTCACGTCCCCCGACGACGTCGAGTGTACGCTCAGTACGGGGCCGATGGTTCGGGTCGTCGATGTCGAATCGACGTTGTCGGCACTCTCGTATCCCGCGGTTGAGGACGAGATCGTCCTGTCAGTCAGCGACGATGTCGCCGACTGGAACGATGGGAGATTTCGCCTGTCAGTGAGCGACGCTACTGGCCGTTGTGAGCCGACCGTCGCGGACCCGACTGCACGGCTCGATATCGCCGCGCTCTCCCAGCTCGCCGTGGGACATCGCTCGGCGACCGCCCTCGCCCGGGCCGGGCGGCTGGATGCCACTGGAAACGCCATCGAAACGCTCGATCGGCTGTTCCCCGCTACACCGGTGTACATTCGTGATCGGTTCTGACCCTGATTTCGGCGTCACGAACCACGGGTCCCCGTTCCGAGTGTCACTATGAGCGAGAACGACGAGGGAGCAGTGACAGAGCGATCCTCGTGGTTCATCATTTTTTCGCTGCTCGTTTCGACGTTCTTCTCGGGCTTTGGCGGCGGCGTCGTGTTCCCCATCTTTCCGGCACTCGGAACGATCCTCGGGATCTCGCCGTTTCTGGTCGGGGTCATACTGAGTGCAAACCGCTTTTCACGCCTCATCTGTAGTGCACCGGCGGGAGCCATCGTCGATCGGTTCGGGGCGCGCACCCCGTACGTCCTCGGTCTGGGAATCCAGGCCATCGCGACGTTTGGATACATCGTCGCACTGTACGTGCCGCTCCCGGAGGCGTGGTTCCTCGGCTCGCGGATCGTCCTCGGGGCCGCCAGTGCACTCACGTTCGCGACCTCCTACACGATCGCAGCAAACGTCAGCGTCGGGGACTCCCGGGGGATGAAAATGGGGCTCATTCGCGGCGGCAGTATCCTCGGCTTCCCGACCGGACTGCTGGTCGGCGGCGTCGTCAGTGATCTCATCGGCATGTCGGCGGCGTTTTTCGTGGCGGCTGTCTTTGCCGTCATCGCCACCGGCCTTGCGTACTGGACGATTCCCGAAACGCACGTCGAGGACGGGACGAGCCGATCGGTCAAGCCGTGGGACATCGACACGAGCATCCCGACGCTGACGCTTGGCCTGGTGAACTTCGGCATCTGGTTTGCGTATATGGGTGTCCTGTTCGCGTCGCTCGTGCTCTTCCTCGAGGCGACCGGTATCGGAGCGCTCGGGTTCGACGCGCAGGGCTCGTCGGGGATCTTCATGGCCCTGACCGTGTTGTCGGCTGCCGTGTCGATGTTGATCGGTGGGAAAACGAGCGATACGTGGGACTCGCGGGTACCCGTCATGCTCGTGTTTCTGAGTCTCCTGACGGTCGGATTCGTGCTGTTACCGTGGGCGGAGTCGGCACGTCAGCTCGCTCCGGTGTGTGTAGTTATCGGCACAGGCATGGGTGGGACACTCGGCCCCTACATGGCGTTGCTTGCGGATCTCACCCCGGAAGAACGGATGGGACGAGCGAGTGGGACGACCAACGTGTTTAGCGATATCGGAGGTGGGCTCGGCCCGATCATTGCGTTACCGTTGATCGATAGTATTGGATTCGTGCCGGTATACACCGTTTCTGCAGGGTTCCCGCTGTTTGCTGGCGTCGCACTGGTCGTGGGGCTCTACGTCTCGACAGGCAAACTGTTCCCGAAAACCGGCGGCACTGACAGCACGGCAGAGGTTGCGGACTAACCGGCCGATTCCGAGTATCCTTGCTTCGGAATACGACAGCCACCGGAATACCGAGTTATGAGAACATATTTGTCCATATCTAGAGAATATCGCAAAAAATGTCGAGAACAATATCGTATATGTTTGCACGAACGTTTGTATAATTGTGGCAAAATCAGAGCAAACAACCAGGTTCGCGGACAGGAATAGACCAGGATACTCGGGCGTCAAGACCTTTTTCGGGGGCGACAGCGTGGAGCCGGAGGAGCTAGACGGGACTGTCGATGTCGCGGCGTACGGCGTTCCCTACGATGGTGCCGTAACGAACAAACCGGGCACACGGTACGGACCCGAGGCCGTGCGAACGGCGACGAACCGCTATTCGCGCGTCTTCGACTCCGATAAGAAGCGATACAGTATCGCAACCGATCGAACAGCCTCCTACGATGGGGTGACGGTCAGGGACTGTGGGGACGCGCCTGTTACGCCAAACAGTACCGAGGAGACGTACGAATCGGTCGTCGAGTATGCCGAGACGATCGCGGCAGAGGCGATGCCCGTGATGATCGGTGGGGATCACTATCTCACGTATCCTGCCTTCGTCGGGTACGCTAACGCGGTCGAGGACGATATCGGCATCATCCATCTGGATGCCCACGAAGATATCGGATCGAGCGACCTCTACGGAGAGCACTATCATGGCTCGCCGATGAGTCGTATCGCAGACACGGAATACGGTGGTCTCGAGAACCACGCGATGGTCGGGATCCGGGGACACAGTCGGATGGAAGTTCTCGATGCCATCGAGGAAGAGGGCCTCCACATCGAATACGCCAAAGACGTCCACGAGAAGGGAATCGAAGCCTGCATCGAGAATGCTATCGAACACGCGACGGACGGTGTCGATCACGTCTACCTGACGATGGATATCGACGTCGTCGATCCGTCGTACGCACCGGGAACCGGGACGCCAGCTCCCGGCGGGATCACCAGTAACGACCTCCTCCGCGCGGCCGACCGACTCGGTGAGTGCGACGCGATCGGTGCCGTCGATCTCGTGGAGGTGCTTCCGACCGAGGACCCGGCTGGAACGACCTCGCTGGTCGGAGCGAACGCGCTATCACGGTTCTTCGAGTCGTACTTCTACGAGGAGTGACCGCTCTCTCCCCCGTCTGCTCATGGCGTCGGCGCTCGTCAAGGAAGAGACAGTAGCGCCTCGGTTCCGGTGATCGACAATTTGGTCCGCGGCACGGCTGACAGCACCGGCGTTCTGAGGAACGTTCAGCAACGGCGAGTAAATAATTTTGCAAACCGTGATCAGAATACCGAACCGCTGACCGATCGTATCTAACTATGCCTATTAGTACCTAATGCT
Above is a genomic segment from Natranaeroarchaeum aerophilus containing:
- a CDS encoding MFS transporter, which produces MSENDEGAVTERSSWFIIFSLLVSTFFSGFGGGVVFPIFPALGTILGISPFLVGVILSANRFSRLICSAPAGAIVDRFGARTPYVLGLGIQAIATFGYIVALYVPLPEAWFLGSRIVLGAASALTFATSYTIAANVSVGDSRGMKMGLIRGGSILGFPTGLLVGGVVSDLIGMSAAFFVAAVFAVIATGLAYWTIPETHVEDGTSRSVKPWDIDTSIPTLTLGLVNFGIWFAYMGVLFASLVLFLEATGIGALGFDAQGSSGIFMALTVLSAAVSMLIGGKTSDTWDSRVPVMLVFLSLLTVGFVLLPWAESARQLAPVCVVIGTGMGGTLGPYMALLADLTPEERMGRASGTTNVFSDIGGGLGPIIALPLIDSIGFVPVYTVSAGFPLFAGVALVVGLYVSTGKLFPKTGGTDSTAEVAD
- a CDS encoding ABC transporter permease; protein product: MSSKTAGIGDRFRDLTPSRVKDNLGYVLVGIPVALLVIFFLVPTLYLFATTFFPREVSGYYSFGFTLEHYARLFDSPIYRQYLMTTLELAAVTTVISVVLGYPIAYWIARVDSPAMKRGLLLMIVATMWITVIIRAYAVQVVLAGNGVLNNLLIDLRLISEPLTSSTGYLSTIVGMVYGFLPFAVLTIYTSIANINPKLEEASRNLGASKLQTIRYVVLPLSKNGVAGATALVFILAIGSYVVPMLLGNPSEWTLPVIITEQVNEQMNVPFGAVLSVVLTALTVFFFVLAVKVFGLGSDELVGDTPEGETDG
- a CDS encoding GNAT family N-acetyltransferase codes for the protein MGNSGKMGQYKQIDDDGAETIYEYMQYGFRPENGPVEFDPDDIRKPIGDRRGLYVDGEEEPVAICRHYWFDVSVRGQTHPGAGLTSVITPPEHRRNGYVSDILAATLTEYEERDRHFSILRPFDYGFYRSFGWDTANEVRNYACPVETLAFAAETLGAAGEYRQLALDSFDTVAPVYESFSDNYSLTIERDAEWWRHRVCYSRENDPYVYAWFKDGEPRAYLVFRFTGDYHSRTMKVREFAYTDQEALNAVLAFCYNHDSQGDTVEFHAADDSVFRDLLTSPDDVECTLSTGPMVRVVDVESTLSALSYPAVEDEIVLSVSDDVADWNDGRFRLSVSDATGRCEPTVADPTARLDIAALSQLAVGHRSATALARAGRLDATGNAIETLDRLFPATPVYIRDRF
- a CDS encoding ABC transporter permease gives rise to the protein MASSHSPESNTGAGLSIPWGSIGALLANLYITIMILALAIPLVIIVAVSVTAGDFLEFPPQGFSLQYYSEILQSANWLSAIQLSVTVAIGSSILATTLGGALAFGLNRYEIRYSKSIWGLAVLPILVPPVIIAVGLMSFFLVIGIWGSPLAIILAHGIVFAPFPFIMISSGLDEIDSSVEEAARILGASRSQTIRTITVPLIASNVVIGLLFVFIISLNEYLIALFVSGPGTETVPILIFSMLRYGYDPTIAAISVIYMVVTIGVILIIDFKLDGQLW
- a CDS encoding agmatinase family protein, giving the protein MEPEELDGTVDVAAYGVPYDGAVTNKPGTRYGPEAVRTATNRYSRVFDSDKKRYSIATDRTASYDGVTVRDCGDAPVTPNSTEETYESVVEYAETIAAEAMPVMIGGDHYLTYPAFVGYANAVEDDIGIIHLDAHEDIGSSDLYGEHYHGSPMSRIADTEYGGLENHAMVGIRGHSRMEVLDAIEEEGLHIEYAKDVHEKGIEACIENAIEHATDGVDHVYLTMDIDVVDPSYAPGTGTPAPGGITSNDLLRAADRLGECDAIGAVDLVEVLPTEDPAGTTSLVGANALSRFFESYFYEE